A part of Haloarchaeobius sp. HME9146 genomic DNA contains:
- a CDS encoding penicillin acylase family protein: MADTDSHGRGSVLRRDLLRTGTGLAAAAVASKTTLAYGGESSDPTTVTIRRDDYGVPHIYARNADDRTPVFFGFGYAVATDRLFQLELYRRYYHGTVAEVFGEEWVAFDAAARQNTFTETTLPEQLENMDPDNRAILQAFASGINRYIESVREGDREFHKGFVENGFEPEPFTEEDVAGMYVASMAFFSGFQLETLGALVVDILEGQVGEEGAMELFHDLNWGNDPGSPTSSVQPDDAYVPPYTPAGDDAGAGATAAEGTERGVTGEQNQPTNRVTGGDARVPTDARGVHEAEMERVRTLARGLDDLGLPIKYGSNALAVQGDATDSGDAILMGGPQMGFSTPSVMYEAGLHGPDFDVAGITVAGYPFIMFGRNRNGAFTSTAGIDNCIQTFVESIETNDDGPDTYEFRGEEREVYAEEQTIPVAGGEDQTVMLRRTHHGVVTQWNPDAGEAIAQTKSYAGRDMNSWAAFFESQFAESVEEYGEAARQCDYALNFMWAGDDGDIGYFHLGRYPDAESAPWDTRLPADGTQYELTEEDYLRAADGDVPYSINPPRGYSAQWNNKPAPGWNNGDLSYSWGTDHRVQRIINLVEHELDTAGSVGYDDLKDVVYDISFIDLRSIRYRDALLDALADAELTETEQAARDAVADWDHYRQGAGEDFTGEYPVGYTVWNATFPKALENVFADAFGPAYGPASFFLTYRYGRGTLMRVLNPSETEMDLAADYAGDVKQAFVDAFRAACAELEAEYGEDVESWRTSARIDELDNLALFGMPIGVGDAGDMPWVNRGTENHFVRLGDDPVAENVLPPGNSGYVAPDGTESDHYDDQLDMFVDFEYKQLLFEHRDVHRETSTSRVLQLGERGNGGPNDRSKERGGR; encoded by the coding sequence ATGGCAGACACTGACAGCCATGGAAGGGGGAGCGTGTTACGACGAGACCTGCTGCGAACCGGAACCGGTCTGGCCGCGGCCGCAGTCGCCAGCAAGACGACGCTGGCCTACGGTGGGGAGTCGAGCGACCCGACGACGGTCACCATCAGGCGCGACGACTACGGGGTCCCACACATCTACGCCCGGAACGCCGACGACCGAACACCCGTCTTCTTCGGGTTCGGGTACGCGGTCGCCACGGACCGCCTGTTCCAGCTCGAACTCTACCGGCGGTACTACCACGGGACGGTCGCCGAGGTGTTCGGTGAGGAGTGGGTCGCCTTCGACGCTGCGGCCCGCCAGAACACCTTCACCGAGACGACGCTGCCCGAGCAACTGGAGAACATGGACCCGGACAACCGGGCCATCCTCCAGGCGTTCGCGTCGGGCATCAACCGTTACATCGAGTCGGTCCGCGAGGGAGACCGCGAGTTCCACAAGGGGTTCGTCGAGAACGGGTTCGAGCCCGAGCCGTTCACCGAGGAGGACGTCGCCGGGATGTACGTCGCCAGCATGGCCTTCTTCAGCGGCTTCCAGCTGGAGACCCTCGGCGCGCTGGTCGTCGACATCCTCGAGGGGCAGGTCGGCGAGGAGGGCGCGATGGAACTGTTCCACGACCTCAACTGGGGGAACGACCCCGGGTCGCCGACCTCCAGCGTCCAGCCCGATGACGCCTACGTGCCGCCGTACACCCCGGCAGGCGACGACGCCGGTGCTGGTGCGACAGCCGCAGAAGGCACCGAGCGCGGCGTGACGGGCGAACAGAACCAGCCGACCAACCGGGTGACAGGCGGGGACGCTCGCGTTCCAACCGACGCGCGAGGCGTCCACGAGGCAGAGATGGAGCGAGTCCGGACCCTCGCCCGAGGCCTCGACGACCTCGGCCTACCCATCAAGTACGGCAGCAATGCGCTCGCCGTCCAGGGCGACGCGACCGACAGCGGCGACGCGATACTCATGGGTGGCCCGCAGATGGGCTTCTCGACGCCCTCGGTGATGTACGAGGCCGGACTTCACGGCCCGGACTTCGACGTCGCTGGCATCACGGTCGCCGGGTATCCATTCATCATGTTCGGACGGAACCGCAACGGGGCGTTCACCTCGACCGCGGGCATCGACAACTGCATCCAGACGTTCGTCGAGTCCATCGAGACCAACGACGACGGCCCCGACACCTACGAGTTCCGCGGCGAGGAGCGCGAGGTGTACGCCGAGGAACAGACGATTCCGGTCGCGGGCGGCGAGGACCAGACGGTGATGCTTCGGCGGACTCACCACGGCGTCGTCACCCAGTGGAATCCCGACGCGGGCGAGGCTATCGCCCAGACGAAGTCCTACGCCGGTCGAGACATGAACTCCTGGGCCGCGTTCTTCGAGTCGCAGTTCGCCGAGAGCGTCGAGGAGTACGGCGAGGCGGCCCGCCAGTGCGACTACGCGCTGAACTTCATGTGGGCCGGCGATGACGGCGACATCGGCTACTTCCACCTCGGTCGCTACCCCGACGCCGAGTCGGCCCCCTGGGACACCCGGCTCCCTGCTGACGGCACGCAGTACGAACTCACCGAGGAGGACTACCTGCGGGCCGCAGACGGGGACGTCCCCTACAGCATCAACCCGCCGCGGGGCTACTCGGCGCAGTGGAACAACAAGCCTGCGCCGGGCTGGAACAACGGCGACCTCAGCTACTCGTGGGGGACAGACCACCGGGTGCAACGCATCATCAACCTCGTCGAACACGAACTCGACACCGCCGGCTCGGTCGGCTACGACGACCTCAAGGACGTCGTCTACGACATCTCGTTCATCGACCTCCGGAGCATCCGGTACCGCGACGCACTGCTCGACGCCCTCGCGGACGCAGAACTCACGGAAACCGAGCAGGCTGCCCGCGACGCCGTCGCCGACTGGGACCACTACCGGCAGGGCGCTGGCGAGGACTTCACGGGTGAGTATCCGGTCGGCTACACCGTCTGGAACGCCACGTTCCCGAAGGCGCTCGAGAACGTCTTCGCCGATGCGTTCGGGCCGGCGTACGGCCCCGCCTCGTTCTTCCTCACCTACCGGTACGGTCGCGGGACGCTGATGCGGGTCCTCAACCCATCCGAGACCGAGATGGACCTCGCAGCCGACTACGCGGGCGACGTGAAACAGGCCTTCGTCGATGCGTTCCGCGCGGCCTGTGCTGAACTCGAAGCGGAGTACGGCGAAGACGTCGAGTCGTGGCGCACGTCGGCCCGAATCGACGAACTCGACAACCTGGCGCTGTTCGGCATGCCCATCGGGGTCGGCGATGCCGGCGACATGCCCTGGGTCAACCGCGGGACGGAGAACCACTTCGTCCGCCTCGGCGACGACCCCGTCGCGGAGAACGTCCTGCCACCGGGGAACTCCGGCTACGTCGCGCCCGACGGGACCGAAAGCGACCACTACGACGACCAGCTGGACATGTTCGTCGACTTCGAGTACAAGCAGTTGCTGTTCGAGCACCGTGACGTCCACCGGGAGACGTCGACCTCCAGGGTCCTCCAGCTCGGTGAGCGGGGCAACGGTGGGCCGAACGACCGGTCGAAGGAGCGCGGCGGGAGATAG